The following coding sequences lie in one Phalacrocorax aristotelis chromosome 4, bGulAri2.1, whole genome shotgun sequence genomic window:
- the ATOH1 gene encoding transcription factor ATOH1, translating to MSLPRAAWAEGGREPGPEAAGGCGLPPGWLGVCCAARLPAASPRYLLPGEEEAAAAAEGGGSASRGGRSSPGGARGAAAAGGGRPRGGGGGGPGLRAQVSGVQKQRRLAANARERRRMHGLNHAFDQLRNVIPSFNNDKKLSKYETLQMAQIYISALAELLHSPAAPPDAPGKAEHRGAPFEPPCAAGPGPPPGPPAPQPGPPRASPPGHGRTRFPPPPAAGGYSVQLDPLHFPSFAEGALMGQRAPSPALLMPQPGQPPQERSKTSPRSHRSDGEFSPRSHYSDSDEAS from the coding sequence ATGAGCCTGCCGCGCGCCGCCTGGGCGGAGGGCGGCCGGGAGCCGGGGccggaggcggcggggggctgcggcctCCCCCCGGGCTGGCTGGGCGTCTGCTGCGCCGCCCGCCTGCCCGCCGCCTCGCCTCGCTACCTGCTGCCCGGCGAGGAGGaggcggccgcggcggcggagggcggcgggagcgcgTCGCGGGGCGGCCGGAGCAGTCCCGGCGGGGcgaggggagcggcggcggcgggcggcgggcggccgcggggcggcggcggcggcgggcccgggcTGCGGGCGCAGGTGAGCGGCGTGCAGAAGCAGCGGCGGCTGGCGGCCAACgcgcgggagcggcggcggatGCACGGGCTGAACCACGCCTTCGACCAGCTGCGCAATGTCATCCCCTCCTTCAACAACGACAAGAAGCTCTCCAAGTACGAGACGCTGCAGATGGCGCAGATCTACATCAGTGCCCTGGCCGAGCTGCTGCacagccccgccgcgccccccgaCGCCCCCGGCAAGGCCGAGCACCGCGGGGCTCCCTTCGAGCCGCCCTgcgccgccgggcccgggccgccgccggggccgccggcgCCGCAGCCGGGGCCGCCGAGAGCCTCCCCCCCCGGGCACGGCAGGACTCGcttccccccgccgccggccgcggggGGTTACTCGGTGCAGCTCGACCCGCTGCACTTCCCCTCCTTCGCGGAGGGCGCCCTGATGGGACAGAGAGCCCCTTCCCCCGCCCTCCTCATGCCGCAGCCCGGGCAGCCGCCGCAGGAGAGGAGCAAAACGTCGCCCCGGTCCCACAGGAGCGACGGGGAGTTCTCGCCCCGCTCCCACTACAGCGACTCGGACGAGGCCAGCTAG